The window cctagtgaaaaaagtACTttcttgatgaatatgttaaacctttaggacacaaaactttgcgactgccaccatatcattgccagtttaatgcaattgaaatggtatggtcggaatgtaaacgaaaatatgatcaatatatttccaattttaaagggtcaccttcagaagttctgactacatgggaaagggtaataaacgaaatttctatagatcattggcaaaaatatgtttttcatacagagaaggtaattgaaaaggcttaggaggcaatacaagtgtgtgatgcctatgacattctgccacttgtcattacgactgacgaagacgatGATGgcgaagacaatatctctgatttcagttctgactctcacaatactgacgagattgattaagctttttttgttctagcaaattttattttatgatcgtcgtttaagtattcaatcatatcgttgcaacatcattaacttggtaatgcaatatggcgtcttttttttaatttgtatgttttattttttggaatggtattttcattttaatgtattaatattccttcaagcagcattttttttcataaacaagtaaattaaattgtcagtatttaaatttttcccagtgagttaaaataattttataccattattcacaatttttgtaagctcggttttgttacgtctactgctcgtgccgaattctacttttcaaatatgttgtagatttggtttttgtggtcttttgcttggaaaatatatgagcagcgtaatcctgatctgattttatcccattcttctttatatttgcgatcgttgttgtgctcaattttgttgcatctgcggctcgctctatcacattctcaatttgaagtgcaattccgttttggacttgttgtttatgtcccattatttatgattaattataataatatttgttaattgttaagtttgttaataatacaatactacaagatttttttaaattttttgggaatgaatgtatatacacgaatataagaatataataatatgctgctaaaataaataatttgttaatttctgaacgtataaaaatacatagcagactattaatttctgaaggcgatgataaagtttctaacctaatattgattggcaaaaatatctacgacatacgttttttctcacctggatgacgtaactacaaatgggtataatttcgactttagaCAACAACTTATTTACTAGACTTAAATAGTACCATAATGACAGTGACAGTGTTATCGAAAACATTAAAAGGGGTCTGAAGTCGCCAAATGAACAAGTTATATGCCTAATATATaaattggaaaatgtttttgttaaattatttgaaacaaattgcaataaagaaggaatttcacaaaaatatttcgagataatgaaaagcattaattttactCACCCATGTGATAACTTTCCTTtccagtatttaataaaattatttatacgacttaaaatattttatactttaaaattcgCCAACAGAGATTTATCATCTGCCAAAAAATCAGAtagaactaaaagaaaattaaaaattttgtttcatctttaatgttttattaaataggatccttaaatctgttaaatgaaataaaaatatactcaaGAACTCtacattctgttttatttaagcctattattctattttgacattataaatgcattatAATATCCCAGCGAAATCATAGTGCAGAACATCtatccctacaaaaaaaaaaacttaaaaatgcattAGTGCGGCCAGTCCAAACTATCCTTTTCAAGGGCATCGAATATCGGGAGCTTATATCCGCGATCTTTCGCATctggtattctgtaaatctgtgctAACGTTATGATTACAAGTCAgaccaccgtctatagattacaagtCAGACCACTCGAGCGGCCCTGAAATCGATTGCCCCACCCCCCGTTCCTCACCTCGCCATGCATCATCGGCTGGGTAGAACCCAGGTTTAGTTTTCGCAAGTACGTTAACTTGTGTGCATCCGTTTCGCGAGAGAGTTTTTGCTTGTAGCGTTTTAGACAATAATTTGGTTACAGTTCGGTTTGTGAATTTTTGGTGGCTTTAAGTTGTTATTTACATAAAGTggcaaaaggttttttttattttggttttgttttttgaacTGTTTTATAATGGCATATGCTGGATACTGTTCCGTTCCTAACTGCACGGTTCGTGTTAACGAAACTGCAGTTTTTCGATGTCCGAAGGATCCAGTAAGGTAAGTTGcaaatttgaaataatcttatttaatatttataatattgggTTTACATTTATAAgaatgaataataattataggtaggtatcttaaaaattataataactaactATAGTCATCTCCTAATTAATTCtatattgttgtttttaataatatataaaataatatattttaaagaaattataatttaaaggttGAGGATTTTTCAATATACTATTccacataattttttacctatttataaaaatatacagggtgtccggaaagtcaacgataatactgaaggggctgatggagcaactcataagcacccagaaaaacataaaatgaccttagtaaaaaatcgatggttttcgagatactggcactttagtggaagtcaccaaaatcctactcttggatcagattttcgattgtcacgccttaaaaatagatattttttagaatctctttttagctatgcaacactgaatagccattttactgatcaaagacaaacattaaactaaacggcctaaacttaaaaaaactaactaaatttaataagaaatctattctaaaataaagtattacttatttttattttttaaattttgaatttgaccgctcatactggaccgaaaaattgtacggcaacccggctaataccttaaaaagtttgctcatttaatttaattttaaaattacccaatatgttttgaaaaaaagctttactgttattgtgatagagtgaaagataaacctaatctaccttatgaaaaaaataaaacaaatttataattatgttatgttaaaaaaatatttttatttaacttaaaaaaaaaattaaaaacaaataatatgttCGAACTGTCTACCACCAACGCGAATGCAGGCGtggcatcttttaataaatgacctattgatccatcttgccGTTGATTGAAAGAGTTCAGAAAAAACTCTTTCAGTCAACGATCTTGCACTCCTGGCAGCGTTAAGATCTTAGGCTGCATCATTTATTCGCTGCCgtaattcagcaatattatttattggtcttgcataaaccttttcttttatgcaaccccagtaaaaaaaatcgaggaggtttaggtctggagacctgggaggccataaaattaaaccaagtcggccgatccatctgttggggtatgtttggtttaaataccGACGAACTTCATGGGCATAATATGCCGGGCAACCATCATTTTGGAACCACATTATTTGGCGACTGGCCAAAGAaacatcttctaaaagaattggtagattgtttcgacaaaaataagcctgccagttcaaattttctggtaattcgaatgggccaattacacgtccgttcaagatacccgtccacaagtttactttaaatcggtACTGTGACCTTTCTTCTCGAATAGAGTGTGGATTTTCCAACGCATAAGTGTGCAAATTGTGCATGTTCATAAAGCCATCCTTTTTGAATGTACTCTCATCCGATcacagtatattatttaaaaaattcgaattctcttgatttttttgcaacattctgcggcaaaattgtaggcgtggttcgtagtctcgaggcagtaggctttgcactcgttgaacatgataagggtgatattgaaatcgcctagtgatgtcgtttactaccgatttcggtatccctgttcttctttcgattgctcgtgccgaagtagtcggatcattttcagtttcttttaaaacttgatCAACATAATCAACACGAGGTCTTCCCTCTCGAACAGGAGCATGAGGCATTCTGCCTTCGGAATATGAGCggtgaacattaataaatacacgATAGTCAGGATATCGGGCCAAATTCGGATATCTTTCTTGATAAATATTAGATGCTGCTAGAGCATTTCCTCTGCATTCACCATAAATGAGATGCATGTTTGCATATTCTTGGGCGGTATACGGCAAgggcataataaatgattaaccaataaaacaaacagctcaAAAAACACAGTCCACAGGAAAatgaactcaaaaacaaatccaaagcaAATGGTAACAGAAACGTTAGGATACAAGCAAAAAAGTAGTTAGTTCACGGAATACTGTAACaaactaaattccaaaaatgtttgttgtttattgctatGGTGATAAGAATTTCCttcgctcttgattttttttatttttaagttaaataaaaacattttaaacataacttaaaaatttgtttaatttttttacaatgatatcataaggtgaattagggttattttttactataacacaataatagtaaactgttaaaaaaacgtttaggtaattttaaagagtagattaaatgagcaaagttcttaaggtattagccaggttgccgtacaatttctttggtccagtatgagcggtcaaattcaaaatttaaaaaattaaaataagtaatactttattttagaatagatttcttattacattttttggccgtttagtttaatgtttgtctttgatcagtaaaatggctatttagtgttgcatagctaaaaagagattctaaaaaatatctatttttaaggcgtgacaatcgaaaatctgatccaagagtaggattttggtgacttccactaaaccagtatctcgaaaaccatcgattttttactaaggttattttatgtttttctgggtgcttatgagttgctccatcagccccttcagtattatcgttgacttttcggacaccctgtatattaattaaataataaataaattaggcctttattttatactcggcaAAGGGCAGCGATgctgatttgttttttttttcgttattatttttatttttttctctattatttttcttaaaacataaataaagtgTGATAATTTAGTTGGATTAGagttatattttagtttttaaaatataattaaagtgATCTGATTTTGTGACTGTGTAATATATGGTTAATATGTTGCAcgtactaaattttatttttgtatatctaTTGCAGGTGTCAAGAATGGAAAGAAAGCTTGGGATTTATTGGAGAACATAAATATGCCAATTTAACTCCTGAGGAAGCTTTTAGTTGTATAAGAATATGCAGCTTTCATTTTGATGACAATTGTTTTACTCCCTCGGGAAAACGACTATTAAAAACAGCTATTCCAAAACTGACAAGGGAATACCGTCATATTATGggtttaaatatataaaatttgtacagaagttaatcaactttaaaaacattatatttttggttttaggtCAAACTTCTGGGATTAATGagtataatgaaaaaaatgattatattgTTTCTCCAGCTCTTCCACATCTAATAGATGAATCAACTCAAACGGATTCTCAGTCAGGTAttcatttaagtttattaatttacttttttactaCCAATTcttaaatatagtttaaaatatttcaaaaaattattaaagaaaaaaaatttgcttttcaCAAAACCATAACAGTTAATGTTAGTGCAGTTTCTAAATGTGACGCATCTACCCAAACTGGAATTTATGAAGAGTTTGCTTAAGGTAAAAAACAcataagtttattaattatataattatattaatttagcttttattttagatatttattgcCAAACTCCACAGCACTTATCACAAAATTCACTGCGCAAACAAGGCTTGAAGAGAAAACTAGAAGAAATGCAACATTCTTTGAAGTGTAGGGGCCGGTTAAATGTTGATATTACAACGTCAGATATGTTGCAGTTTCTAGAAGATAACTATCCGGAACACTCCACCATGCTGATTAGAAATCAATTATTATTGCTTGATAAAGTCAAAAAAGGTGCAAAATATTCTAAAGAGTTTAAGCAATTTGCTCTTACATTATATTTACTAGGACCAAAagcctataaaaaattatttaaggttataaCGCTGCCTTCTATAACAACCCTTAAAAGAATTACCCAAAGTTGGAGCatttctaccggttttaatgattttatttttaaatctttagaaTTAAAAGTGTCTGTAATGTCCGATAAAGCAAAAgattctattttatatattgatGAAATTTCAATTAAGTcaaatctatttttataatcattataAGGATACAATAATTGGATTTCAGGATTTACCTAATAGTAAGTCTACTGATATTGCTACCAGTATTTTAGTAGTAATAGTTAGAGGAATTGCTTATAATTGGAAACAACCAATCGcctatttttttgccaaaaatagtACTAGttcagataatttaaaaaacataatatttgaGTCGATTCGAAGATTAAAGGGTATAGGTCTTAATGTTTTAGCTGTAACATCAGATCAGGGACCAAATTTTTACAAGTTGGTTAAAAATGATCTTCAATTGAATTTGGAAAATCCAACATTTTTTGTTGACGACTCgcccatattttatttatttgatgtgCCACATCTATTGAAGTCtactagaaataatttttttttctatatttttcttttggagAACGGTTTGacaaacaaagattttttagaCAGCATGTATAAtcttgataaaacgaaaaactATAAATTGGCGCCAAAACTCACCAACGAACATCTTAATCCCACAAGATTTCAAGCAATGAAAGTGAAATTAGCTGCTCAAATATTTAGTCGTCATTCTGTTGCAGTTGCTATGCAAACatatatacattttcaaaagttaCCGGAAGAAGCTAAAATAACAGcgaattttattgaaaatatgaatCAGTTATTTGATCTCCTTAATTCTGGTAACCTACAAAATAATCATGCTTTTATGGGCACTTCAAatcaattacaatttttaaataaaatgaaatcccTTTTTGCAAATTTAAGGCTTTTAAATGAAAATGGAAAAGACGTCACTAGCTCCGATAGATTTATATTTGGGTGGAGATTAACAATTTCATCTATTATAGGgctatggaaaactttaaaggaaaaaaactattcattttTACTTACTCGACAATTAAATTAAGACtgtcttgaaaattatttcggACAAATCAGAAATGCATGTGGAAATGCGAGAAATCCAACTCCCATTCAGTTTTGCAGAGCATTTAAGAAAACACTTGCATTAAAATTGTTTGACCCAACAGAAGGTGGCAATACTCTTGAAGGTGCTGCCGACATATTGATGGCAATAACACccgatttattaaaaaaagcaagttttttgcaaaatataaaaaaaaaaaacaaataatcatcAACCGGCGTTGGGAATTCAGAGTAATGATTACCAAAATTTAGGTACTGTAGAGGGTAATGCTTTAGTGTATGTCGcgggatatttttttaaaaaatgtctcttAAAACATTCATGTGATATTTGTGTAGGGTTTTCTAATTCCTCTGAAAGCAATAGTTCTACTGTATTTTGTGAACTAAAGGCTTATGAAGGTAAGCAAAGTTTATTTGGTGGTCTAAGAGTCCCTCCTAAACCATTCATAACATATTTACAGTCTTTGGgagacatttttcttttatattttaatcgTTTTTCTATAGAAAGTAATGTAGGATATAAGCTTATgcatgaatttttgaaaatcccATTTTTGCATCCTTGTGAAAGCTttccaaagaaatattttatatttctttatactAAAGTTAGAATCTATTATACTCTAAAATTTGCAAATAGAGAAATAAAACGTCAATTGCAAAATAaggaaaaccaaaaattaaaaatattaaaaaatttgtaaggtAACTGATTTGTTGGGTAAATTCTGATCAACCATctcttttaaattgtttataaattttataaaataaaattgaattcgTCATAACTGTTCGTACGTGATAAGACAGATTGATTATCATTGCCATGGGCAACTTAATTGTTTGTTTGTTGACAATATAATGCCAgatcatttttttcaatatacatttttaaaaaaccggGGTTAAAATACGTTTCTCATTTAATGAAAACGAGCAAAAGTGAATGAAAGCTCGTTGctaaacttaaatagcaagttATAATCCCTCAGGATGGATGATCAGAGTATACtacttgtataaatataattacccaataataaagtagtatgtatttcatgccctatatgttaaatattttgttctgtattttgtgttttacataaaagcattacaatcttgaaaaatagtttattatttagtttatccCCCTAATGTTACTGGAATAGTTTTAGCCGATTTTACAACCTATTATCCCAAACCAACGCACCCCACTTCTTTTTGTCGGCCACCAATGCCGGCGTTTAAGACCcggtaaattttaatattttaacatattttatatatatatatccacaaatgaatacaaagtatataatttacaaaactacttatttagggcttattatgataattgtttgttattcttttgcgcttttgtatttttaaaacgacctaattcaaaaattaaaataacccataccgtaataaaattattttatattttttagtgcgtTTAATTGTgtcttttaattgtttatttattttaactttagatttattttttgaatattcatctctaaaatttcaacaaatattaagtaaaaacttgtattttttgataagactcctaaaaatgtagcaaatttaaacaattcaacaagtaaggtttttttttaaaactgtccttgttacatatatataatactTCTTATGAATACTCCTCGTAATAAAATAATCAGCGCGCCTCAGAATTTGCGTTCAtcgatatttacgataaaccctGGTAAACGCTCGTACGCAGCAAACAGCGGTATAGGaagtggtctgacttgttgtaatctatagacggtgccGCGATCTTTCGCATctggtattctgtaaatctgtgctAACGTTATGATCCCTCTATTACTTTCGTGCATACATTTACTTAAATAGAAAGTTTTATTCTCAGCCCAAGGTTGGAAAATACAACTTTCAAGGTTACTTTGATACCTTACTTATTGGCAATATTTCTTTCAGAAGAAAAGCAGACAAAGCAAGAGGACAGTGAGGAAAATACCTTCCAAGAGCAGTCAGACTTTAGAGGTGAGTGCAGTTCCAAGGCAAAACTGACGACAAGTGATAGTTTCGACCAAGCAAGTGAAGACTCTAACTTTGAACCTGATGAAACTAAAGTGATAATAAAAGAAGAACCTCTGGATTCAGACCTGGACGAAatagaatgtaaaaaaatcaaaattgaatgTGAAAGTGAGGAGGACTGTGATGAAGATTTGCTATTTTTTAAGAGTTTGCTGCCAGATTTTAAGTTACTGTCGCCGGAAATCAAAAGGGAACTTCAAGGCAGAATTCAGGAAATGGTGCGCGAAGCTACATTATCAACGACCatgcataatttttaattttagactgTTAAATAGGActtgcttttttaaataaatgttttcaaTGTTAAGTTTAAATCCATTTCTCGTCATCTATACACGACGGTGGTATTAAGCGAATTTATAATAATGCCATTCCCACTATATTATTGTCGGTCATTTCCACCTGTGCCTTAAagataatcataaaaaaaacagagaGAGAAATCTCTTAAAAGTAGCTCTGGATTATTTTCGAGCCTTGTCAAAGCCAATCGAGAGTTGTTGCGTGCGCAGTAATTGTAGAATGAGTGGTACAGGAGCTACACAGAAAAGATGGAAAGGAAGCTTAAGACAGAGACAGGTAATAAAAAGACGTGGTGAAAAAGGCAAAAGTTGACCTTGAACAAGGAAATCATGAACACgtttaaattaactattatatgatgataataaaatatttcatagatgCGGATTCAGGGTCGTTAAATGTGCAATAGTTATACAATATCTTGTACGACATAATACACAGAGGGTAAACTTAAGAATTATTCAATACTCACTACACATGACGCTGAAAACGTTCCCAAACCCATCGAGAAGATCGCGTCGCACGTCGCACGGTCAGTTTATTATCGGCGACTCCAGCGTGCCGAACGTATCGCTCGACGCTCTCGCTTCAACGCGTTATGTCCGCTAATCAGTCTTTCAGCGAATCATTGATTTCCTTGGTTTATAAGAGTAGACCGATATGGGATCCTAAGCATAGGGACAACAAGGACAGGAACATTTTGCAGCTCAACTGGcaagaaattggaaaaaagttgGATACTCATCGtaagtttgattttttaatttataaaatttcttcGATTTCAACTGCTGAATCAGTCAAACATTGTTAACAAATATCGTGACATTGAACCAATGCTGACATTTTACTTCCAAACACAACTTTTATCGGACATCAAACAAACGTCAACTGTTCAATCAGTCATATGTTATTAAATGTATCATGACGTTGaaccattaatttaaaatttttacttccCTTTAATGACCAGACAGAACTTTCGTCGGACATCAAGCCAACGTAAATTATTCAACCAGCCAAACGTTGTTAACTATACCATAACATTGggctaaaatattaaaattttacttgcAATTAATGACCAGACAGAACTTTCGTCGAACGTCAAGCAAACGTCAATTGTTAAACCAGTCAAACCATGTGAACTGTATCTTGACGTTGGACCATACCGTTGACATTTTACTTGAGATTTATTgataatacatatatttagtCTTGATCAACTTACGATACATCCTTCTCTTTCAGCCGACGTAGCGaaacaaaaatggaaaaacctAAAAGACTACTACCGGTCCGAATTAAAAAGGACCAAACGATGTGAAGACAATGATACGGCGCCAAGAGTAACCAGCTGGCCTCACTTCGACCAAATGTCCTTCCTACAAGACACCATAAAGTTCAAGCAGCAAACACCAAACGATCCACTGACATTAACCAATGACCAAATAAATGAAGACTTCAAAATCGAATTTGATAGCGATGAGACCGAACGAGAGGAAGAAGCATGCATTGAGAAATGTTATCAAGACTTACATCCAGTCCAGCAAGAATCAATGATGAACTTTAACGATGACAGTAGTTCGTCAACAAGAAAACAAACTGGTTGCTTCAATATCCCTGAACGTTGTGACGAGGAAGTTGAATGTAAAAGAATCAAGTTGATATTCGAAAAAGAAGAGGATTTTGATGAAGATTTGATGTTCTTCAAAAGCCTTTTGCCGGACTTCCGGTTTTTACCGAGAACCCGTAAGATGGCACTGAAGGTGAAGTTTCAACAGCTGCTTTATGAGGAAACTCTTTCGGCTGTTGGACAAACCACTTGAATCAGTAGTATTTCTTGTATATATTGTGTAACGTTTTTAATATAGTGGTGAACTAAAGTATGAAGTTTTATCTCTATTTCTGCCTGCTTAGCTCTAACGGCCATTGGTTTGGAGTTGATAGCTGCTTTGAGAAATCTGTCATAAGAGGATGGAATTCACTATTCCTCTTAGATCAGCAGGACCTTAAGGTGATGATATTCTTTTGCCTATATCTTTTCTGTCACTGTTGTTCTTCTGAAACTGTGTTTATCTCCTCCACTGAACTATAGTTCTGAAACCGCAAAGTATATGGCTCTCGTTATTTGAAAGTcgcaaattttaaacaaaagatATAGTTTATACGCATTACATAACAGCGGCAAAGAACCTTACTGAGTTGCGCAGTATACAAATTTTCTCAGCAGTTTGGAATTGGGCATGGTCAAGCATGCCTTTGTTCAAATCGATACACAACCGTACTCTTATATACTTACTATATTTCTGTGACCGTAGTAACTGATTTGTTTCTAAAAactatctaaaattattttatttttgggccaatcaattgttttgttaaaatttctGTTGATGTGGTCAAACACTAAATCTTTTGTTAAGTCATCCAGCTTCCTATAAATTGCTCTATGCTGTGAACATCTGTCCTTAGGAGCTGCATCAGTTCGTTTAAGGCTttcctttatataatttattttattttttgaaatcccATGAATGGAACAAAAAGACTTTGGCACACATTGAAATATCACAATCGAGAACTCGAACTCGATACGCATAACTTACATCATAAAAACTGGCAGAATTCTCGCTTCGACGAGGGTTTCTATGTCAGATAGACCGTAATTAAGCCAGCTATATAAAAATTTTGCTCATTGTGAGAGCCCAtagcattaaaaattgttaatatttcttGTCTTTGCTCTTTAATATCCTCCAAGCACTTTAACCTTAAATAGTTACAAGGCTGCCCAGCTTCATGAGTcaataatttcaacattttagaGACTTCTGACATCTGAACGGTACTGGTTTCAGTATTTCAAAATAATCGttcattcaaaaaatttaatggcgTCTCTACCGAGATTTTCAATATAAGGGAACATATCTGGTTTTTTCCCTGTACCCTTCATATTTTGTAGCTTTTTTAATAGAGCTCAGTATCAAGGTTTACTACTAGTCCTGCCGTCTTAACTCGCGACGAACATTTCTTTGAAAGTGGTGCCTTTGAAGTTCATGGCTTATCATTAAGAATTCTCTACCTATGAGAAATCTGACATAAGAAGATGGAATTTAAGAATCAAAAAACCCATCACTTGGAACTTGTTGAGTAGTGTTAAAGGACTGATACTAGAATTGCTGAAAAAACCTAGATGAGGGACgccaaagaaaaaaacattaattgaattgaaaaagTGGCTCGCGTTTTTGGACCGTCAAAATCTATTTTTGCCAGGGTTTCCAGATAAACGCGGCCGTGCAAACGAAAATACATCCACGATAAAAATAGATTTCTGGATATTTTGGATTTGAAAAGCGACTTTCAGTTGGGGTGCCTATATAAACGCCTTTGGTTTCGCCCTAGCAAAGGATCGACGTTTCTTGGAGGTCGTCTTTGCTGTCACGGTTTTCTAGAAATATCCAATTTTCTTCGTTGGATTTTGCCGTTTTGAATTGGAATCGTTCAAAGAAAcgccattaaaaatattattaagagaaGAATCTTATCGGTGatgttgtaataaaatatttattacagctGTGATTTTAGGTGCtgaataaataacattttaatttttttttatagaattaatgATAATGAGAATGATAATCACGTTAACGAAAAAAATCGCTGTTGTGATTTTAAGGTTTCGTCAAATAGGACTGAAAGGAA is drawn from Anthonomus grandis grandis chromosome 1, icAntGran1.3, whole genome shotgun sequence and contains these coding sequences:
- the LOC126738957 gene encoding uncharacterized protein LOC126738957 isoform X2 encodes the protein MAYAGYCSVPNCTVRVNETAVFRCPKDPVRCQEWKESLGFIGEHKYANLTPEEAFSCIRICSFHFDDNCFTPSGKRLLKTAIPKLTREYRHIMGQTSGINEYNEKNDYIVSPALPHLIDESTQTDSQSEEKQTKQEDSEENTFQEQSDFRGECSSKAKLTTSDSFDQASEDSNFEPDETKVIIKEEPLDSDLDEIECKKIKIECESEEDCDEDLLFFKSLLPDFKLLSPEIKRELQGRIQEMVREATLSTTMHNF
- the LOC126738957 gene encoding uncharacterized protein LOC126738957 isoform X4 gives rise to the protein MSANQSFSESLISLVYKSRPIWDPKHRDNKDRNILQLNWQEIGKKLDTHPDVAKQKWKNLKDYYRSELKRTKRCEDNDTAPRVTSWPHFDQMSFLQDTIKFKQQTPNDPLTLTNDQINEDFKIEFDSDETEREEEACIEKCYQDLHPVQQESMMNFNDDSSSSTRKQTGCFNIPERCDEEVECKRIKLIFEKEEDFDEDLMFFKSLLPDFRFLPRTRKMALKVKFQQLLYEETLSAVGQTT
- the LOC126738957 gene encoding uncharacterized protein LOC126738957 isoform X3, with translation MASHGQYCCVESCKKHSNDPSVSFFCIPNDDVRCQQWKENLGFVGEHKYAKLTPKEAHKLRICSLHFSSSSLIHYTGRRLKNTAIPSRIPPEPEDANVTKDAIEGRKILVSQETQTDPEMFNEEKQTKQEDSEENTFQEQSDFRGECSSKAKLTTSDSFDQASEDSNFEPDETKVIIKEEPLDSDLDEIECKKIKIECESEEDCDEDLLFFKSLLPDFKLLSPEIKRELQGRIQEMVREATLSTTMHNF
- the LOC126738957 gene encoding 52 kDa repressor of the inhibitor of the protein kinase-like isoform X6, whose product is MGYKCIYLPCNSRSGGDKSLFKLPKDPVRMIRWLKAARREDLIKKNLINYKLCEDHFERKFISLSDTGIKRIYNDAIPTIFMPVMPSECTCGLKDKHAETKNDFSEKQTKQEDSEENTFQEQSDFRGECSSKAKLTTSDSFDQASEDSNFEPDETKVIIKEEPLDSDLDEIECKKIKIECESEEDCDEDLLFFKSLLPDFKLLSPEIKRELQGRIQEMVREATLSTTMHNF
- the LOC126738957 gene encoding 52 kDa repressor of the inhibitor of the protein kinase-like isoform X5: MGYKCIYLPCNSRSGGDKSLFKLPKDPVRMIRWLKAARREDLIKKNLINYKLCEDHFERKFISLSDTGIKRIYNDAIPTIFMPVMPSECTCGLKDKHAETKNDFSEEKQTKQEDSEENTFQEQSDFRGECSSKAKLTTSDSFDQASEDSNFEPDETKVIIKEEPLDSDLDEIECKKIKIECESEEDCDEDLLFFKSLLPDFKLLSPEIKRELQGRIQEMVREATLSTTMHNF